In 'Nostoc azollae' 0708, the following are encoded in one genomic region:
- a CDS encoding helix-turn-helix domain-containing protein, with protein sequence MARPFNLEVQESAEYLSKSLKNARTALDKERLQMLWWIKTEQVTQHQEVSRRLGRDGSTITGWLQRYGKGGLSSL encoded by the coding sequence ATGGCACGCCCTTTCAATCTAGAAGTTCAAGAAAGTGCTGAGTATTTGTCAAAAAGCCTGAAAAATGCGCGGACAGCATTAGACAAAGAACGTTTACAAATGCTGTGGTGGATAAAAACAGAACAAGTAACCCAGCATCAAGAAGTGAGCCGAAGATTGGGCAGAGATGGGTCAACAATAACAGGATGGTTACAAAGGTATGGAAAAGGAGGACTATCTTCTCTTTGA
- a CDS encoding transposase yields MITARGVKPVVRVQWPRKAFWLYGVIEPTSGWHFCQEYPHLNSENFQKFLDVLFQELGSDMALMQMDQASAHQALALSCPENIIPIFQTSHSPQLNPMERLWQFIKRQFKGESFSHLDQLRQGVQHELAQLSSEVISSLTSYDFILEALFHQALFCAAS; encoded by the coding sequence GTGATTACGGCTCGTGGTGTTAAACCTGTAGTGAGGGTGCAGTGGCCACGAAAAGCATTTTGGCTTTATGGAGTTATTGAACCCACCTCTGGATGGCATTTTTGTCAGGAATATCCTCATCTAAACAGTGAAAATTTTCAGAAATTCTTGGATGTCCTATTTCAGGAATTAGGTTCTGATATGGCATTAATGCAGATGGATCAAGCTTCTGCACACCAAGCTTTGGCACTGTCTTGCCCTGAAAATATTATTCCCATTTTTCAAACATCTCACTCTCCTCAACTTAACCCCATGGAGCGATTATGGCAGTTTATTAAACGTCAGTTCAAAGGTGAAAGTTTCTCACATCTCGACCAATTGCGTCAAGGAGTTCAACATGAATTAGCTCAATTATCTTCTGAGGTCATCTCCTCTTTGACCAGTTATGATTTCATCCTTGAAGCTCTTTTTCACCAAGCTTTATTCTGTGCAGCCTCATAG
- a CDS encoding vWA domain-containing protein: protein MMSDRDYTLIIDKSGSMSTPDQAGGRSRWDIAQESTLALARKAEQFDPDGITVYVFSGRFKRYENVNSAKVAQIFQENDPAGTTNLAGVLNNALDNYFQRKASGQTKPNGETILVVTDGEPDDRKAVFEVIIQATRRMDRDEELGISMIQVGADPQATKFLKALDDQLQGVGAKFDICDTITLEDLEDMSLADVLANAIND, encoded by the coding sequence ATGATGAGCGATCGTGACTATACATTAATTATTGATAAAAGTGGTAGTATGTCTACTCCCGACCAAGCAGGTGGTAGAAGTAGATGGGATATAGCTCAAGAGTCAACCCTAGCTTTGGCTAGGAAAGCTGAACAGTTTGACCCCGATGGTATTACAGTTTATGTCTTTTCCGGCAGATTTAAACGTTACGAAAATGTGAATTCAGCCAAAGTCGCGCAAATATTTCAAGAAAATGACCCTGCTGGTACAACCAACTTAGCAGGTGTACTCAATAATGCACTTGATAATTACTTTCAGCGTAAAGCTTCTGGTCAAACTAAACCTAATGGAGAAACGATTTTAGTAGTTACAGATGGTGAACCAGATGATCGGAAAGCCGTATTTGAAGTCATTATTCAGGCAACTAGAAGAATGGATAGAGATGAAGAGTTAGGAATTTCTATGATTCAAGTAGGTGCAGATCCACAAGCAACAAAATTTCTCAAAGCTTTAGATGATCAGTTACAGGGTGTCGGTGCTAAATTTGATATTTGTGACACCATAACTTTAGAGGATTTAGAGGATATGAGCCTTGCAGATGTTTTGGCTAATGCAATCAATGATTAA
- the trxA gene encoding thioredoxin yields the protein MTVTNVTEATFKQEVLESETPVLVDFWAPWCGPCRMLATVVDEVAAEYEGQVKVVKLNTDQNPIVASHYGIRSIPTLMIFKGGRQIDTVVGAVPKITLSKILVQYISV from the coding sequence ATGACTGTCACCAATGTCACAGAGGCCACATTCAAGCAGGAAGTGTTGGAGAGTGAGACTCCAGTCTTGGTGGATTTTTGGGCTCCTTGGTGTGGCCCTTGTCGAATGCTGGCAACCGTTGTTGATGAAGTAGCTGCTGAATATGAAGGACAAGTAAAAGTAGTGAAACTGAACACAGATCAAAATCCCATAGTTGCCAGTCATTACGGTATTCGTAGTATTCCCACATTAATGATATTTAAGGGGGGTCGACAAATTGATACTGTTGTAGGTGCGGTACCAAAAATAACTTTATCTAAAATCCTAGTACAGTATATCTCCGTATAG
- a CDS encoding ATP-binding protein: protein MVSIKDNGPVIPGNFKQYLFDPFLKTKPVDKGTGLALSISYQTITEKHSGNLKCILELDLGK from the coding sequence ATTGTTTCTATCAAGGATAATGGTCCTGTTATTCCTGGAAATTTTAAACAGTATTTATTTGACCCTTTTTTAAAAACCAAACCAGTGGACAAAGGTACAGGCTTAGCTTTATCTATTAGTTATCAAACTATTACAGAAAAACATAGTGGCAATTTAAAATGTATTTTAGAGCTTGATTTGGGCAAATAA
- a CDS encoding histidine kinase dimerization/phospho-acceptor domain-containing protein, with protein MGQLVAYIAHEINNPINLLYGNLELANQYIQDLIILIQLYEQNYSQPNLEVKNAIQYMDLSFVLSGLPKLCNSVEVGSQ; from the coding sequence TTGGGACAATTGGTAGCATATATAGCCCATGAGATCAATAATCCAATTAATTTGCTCTATGGCAACTTAGAGCTAGCTAATCAATACATTCAGGATTTAATTATACTCATACAACTTTATGAGCAAAATTATTCCCAACCAAATCTAGAAGTCAAAAATGCTATCCAATATATGGATTTAAGTTTTGTCTTATCAGGTTTACCTAAGTTATGCAATTCTGTGGAAGTTGGCTCTCAATGA
- the tmk gene encoding dTMP kinase → MSGKLIVFEGVEGCGKTTQMHLCSQWLRDLSVSFSLTCEPGGTELGTHLRQLLLENSEDKPISEITELLLYGADRAQHIEQELKPNLADGKYILCDRYTDSTIAYQGYGRGLSMSIINQLNYIATGGLESDLTIWLDIDVEVGLARKRDQATLDRIEQETIAFHRRVQQGYTELAATHPSRIFRVDGSLSKETVQQRIQEILNAHLLNS, encoded by the coding sequence ATGAGTGGTAAATTAATTGTATTTGAAGGAGTCGAAGGTTGTGGTAAAACTACCCAAATGCATCTGTGTAGTCAGTGGCTAAGAGATTTAAGTGTATCGTTTTCGTTAACTTGTGAACCGGGGGGAACGGAGTTAGGGACGCATTTACGGCAACTATTGCTAGAAAATTCTGAGGATAAGCCTATTAGTGAAATTACAGAGTTATTATTATATGGTGCTGATAGAGCGCAACACATCGAACAAGAACTAAAGCCGAATTTAGCTGATGGGAAATATATTCTATGTGATCGCTATACTGACTCTACTATTGCCTATCAAGGTTATGGACGGGGTTTGAGCATGAGTATTATTAACCAGCTTAATTATATTGCCACCGGTGGGTTAGAAAGTGATTTAACGATTTGGCTAGATATTGATGTCGAGGTAGGACTAGCGCGGAAACGTGATCAAGCTACACTAGACCGTATTGAACAGGAAACAATTGCTTTTCACCGTCGTGTACAACAGGGATATACAGAATTAGCTGCTACTCACCCATCACGAATTTTTCGGGTAGATGGCAGTTTAAGTAAAGAAACTGTACAACAGAGGATACAAGAGATTTTAAATGCACACCTTTTGAATTCGTAA
- the holB gene encoding DNA polymerase III subunit delta', with protein sequence MFEKLIGQKQAIGLLTQAVKQNRVAPAYLFVGTDGVGRSLAAKCFIELLFSSSIQPHQIATLQNLIRQGNHPALFWVEPTYQYQGQRLTAAEAAEKGVKRKAPSVIRLEQIREITQFLSRPPLEATRNIVVLEQAERMAESAANALLKTLEEPGQATLILIAPSPESVLPTLVSRCQKIPFYRLDTASVAQILTQTGNWEILQHPEVLSLAAGSPGSAIAAYQQLQTINNELLQEVRKTPTSYRNALELAKKVDKELDIEAQLWLIDYLQQWYWQQIYKRSIIEQLEKSRENLLSYAQPRLVWECTFISLLQISQVS encoded by the coding sequence ATGTTTGAAAAACTAATAGGACAAAAACAAGCCATAGGATTATTGACTCAAGCTGTTAAACAAAACCGAGTTGCACCAGCTTATCTTTTTGTTGGTACTGATGGTGTAGGTAGAAGTTTAGCTGCAAAATGTTTCATTGAACTGCTGTTTTCTAGTTCTATCCAACCCCATCAAATTGCCACTTTACAAAATCTTATCCGTCAAGGAAATCACCCCGCCTTATTTTGGGTAGAACCAACTTACCAATACCAAGGACAAAGACTCACCGCAGCAGAAGCAGCAGAAAAAGGAGTCAAACGTAAAGCACCATCAGTAATTCGCTTAGAACAAATTCGGGAAATTACTCAATTTTTATCCCGTCCACCTTTAGAAGCTACAAGGAATATAGTTGTTTTAGAACAAGCAGAAAGAATGGCAGAATCAGCCGCAAATGCGTTACTAAAAACCTTGGAAGAACCGGGACAAGCAACATTAATTCTAATTGCACCTTCTCCAGAATCTGTATTACCAACCTTAGTTTCCCGTTGTCAAAAAATCCCATTTTATCGACTAGATACGGCTTCTGTTGCTCAGATATTGACACAAACAGGAAATTGGGAGATTTTACAACATCCAGAAGTTTTGAGTTTAGCTGCTGGTAGTCCAGGAAGTGCGATTGCAGCTTACCAACAATTACAAACAATAAATAATGAGTTACTCCAAGAGGTAAGAAAAACACCTACATCTTATCGAAACGCTTTGGAATTAGCTAAAAAAGTAGATAAAGAATTAGACATAGAAGCACAATTATGGTTAATTGACTACCTACAACAATGGTACTGGCAACAAATATATAAACGGAGTATTATCGAACAACTAGAAAAAAGTCGTGAGAATTTATTATCCTATGCTCAACCCCGTTTAGTTTGGGAATGCACCTTTATATCCTTACTGCAAATATCGCAGGTGAGTTAA
- a CDS encoding MAPEG family protein encodes MFKYKIIPPDTTGNPDFERVIRVQQNTLEQLISFLPALWFFSIYISPIWDSALFMVWTIGRIAYASGYYQAA; translated from the coding sequence ATATTTAAATATAAAATTATTCCTCCTGACACGACGGGAAATCCAGACTTTGAAAGAGTTATACGTGTTCAACAGAATACCTTAGAACAACTAATTTCATTTTTACCAGCTTTATGGTTTTTCTCTATTTATATCAGCCCAATTTGGGATTCTGCTTTATTTATGGTATGGACAATAGGACGCATTGCTTATGCATCGGGATATTATCAAGCAGCCTAA
- the lipB gene encoding lipoyl(octanoyl) transferase LipB: MIHSIQPQKNDCFFYDQGLIRYLDALQWQRALLTERIKNPNLEDALILLEHPPVYTLGQGANLKFLKFDLGKSVYNVHRVERGGEVTYHCPGQLVGYPILNLQRYRQDLHWYLRQLEEVLIRVLANYGLQGERIPGSTGVWLEGYKVAAIGIKVSRWVTMHGFSLNVCPDMTGFERIVPCGIADKAVGSLSNWIPSIKCLEVRACIAQCFSEVFGVKLIKSKYQSYT; this comes from the coding sequence ATGATCCATAGTATACAACCCCAGAAAAATGATTGTTTTTTCTATGACCAAGGACTAATACGTTATTTAGATGCTCTTCAATGGCAGCGAGCACTACTCACCGAACGCATTAAGAACCCCAATCTAGAAGACGCACTCATTTTGCTGGAACATCCCCCTGTCTACACTTTGGGACAAGGTGCAAACCTAAAATTTCTCAAATTTGACCTTGGAAAAAGCGTGTATAATGTGCATAGAGTTGAAAGAGGCGGTGAAGTCACTTATCATTGTCCTGGGCAACTCGTTGGTTATCCGATTTTAAATCTGCAACGTTATCGTCAAGACTTGCATTGGTACTTACGGCAACTTGAAGAAGTCTTAATTCGCGTTTTAGCAAATTATGGATTACAGGGAGAACGAATTCCGGGTTCTACTGGTGTGTGGTTAGAAGGCTATAAAGTTGCTGCTATAGGTATTAAAGTCAGTCGCTGGGTAACTATGCACGGTTTTTCACTCAACGTTTGTCCTGATATGACAGGGTTTGAGCGTATTGTTCCCTGTGGCATAGCTGATAAGGCAGTAGGTAGTTTAAGTAACTGGATTCCCAGTATCAAATGCCTGGAAGTACGAGCTTGTATAGCGCAGTGTTTTTCTGAGGTATTTGGTGTGAAGTTAATAAAATCTAAGTATCAAAGCTATACATAA
- the hpf gene encoding ribosome hibernation-promoting factor, HPF/YfiA family yields the protein MKLVIHGKNIEITDAIREYVHQKIERAVNHFQSITNEVNVHLSVARNPRISTKQAAEVTIYANGSVIRAEESSENLYASIDLVADKIARQLRKYKERRQDHKTQPIPTNEAVVAEPVADSLIGDRTPELPGEVVRTKYFPMPPMTLAEAQEQLQLVGHDFYMFRNAETGEINVIYERNHGGYGVIQPRNGNRHTNGKNGKTDQGNVAMSEKSKA from the coding sequence ATGAAACTTGTCATCCACGGCAAAAATATTGAAATCACTGATGCGATTCGCGAATATGTGCATCAGAAAATTGAGAGAGCAGTTAATCATTTTCAGAGCATCACAAACGAAGTAAATGTGCATCTAAGCGTGGCTCGGAATCCCAGAATTAGTACAAAACAAGCAGCGGAAGTAACGATTTACGCTAATGGTAGCGTCATCCGTGCTGAGGAAAGCAGCGAAAACTTATATGCTAGTATTGATTTAGTTGCAGATAAAATAGCCCGTCAATTACGTAAATATAAAGAAAGAAGACAAGATCACAAAACCCAACCTATACCAACTAATGAAGCGGTAGTTGCTGAACCAGTTGCAGACAGTTTAATAGGTGATCGCACCCCCGAACTACCAGGAGAAGTCGTCCGCACCAAATATTTTCCCATGCCCCCCATGACCCTTGCAGAAGCCCAAGAACAACTGCAACTAGTGGGACATGACTTTTATATGTTCCGTAACGCCGAAACAGGAGAAATCAACGTCATTTATGAACGTAACCACGGTGGTTACGGCGTAATTCAACCTCGCAACGGTAACCGACATACCAACGGCAAGAACGGTAAAACAGACCAAGGTAATGTTGCCATGTCGGAGAAGTCTAAAGCCTAA
- a CDS encoding peroxiredoxin encodes MSIKVGDNAPDFSLPDQHGSTVSLRDFRSKQAVVLYFYPKDDTPGCTAESCAFRDQYEVFKVAGAEVIGISGDSSESHQKFAAKYNLPFTLLSDKGDQVRKLYGATTAFGFIPGRVTYVIDQEGVVQYVFDSMLNFKGHVEETLKTLQQLS; translated from the coding sequence ATGTCTATCAAAGTTGGAGATAATGCCCCTGATTTTAGCCTACCCGACCAACATGGGTCTACAGTCAGCCTAAGAGATTTTCGTAGTAAGCAAGCTGTTGTGCTGTACTTTTATCCCAAGGACGACACACCAGGATGTACTGCGGAATCTTGTGCTTTCCGAGATCAATATGAAGTATTTAAGGTCGCTGGTGCTGAAGTTATCGGTATAAGTGGAGATTCTAGTGAATCACATCAGAAGTTTGCAGCCAAATACAATCTACCTTTTACACTTTTGAGTGATAAAGGCGATCAAGTACGTAAGCTATATGGTGCTACTACTGCTTTTGGATTTATCCCTGGCCGGGTGACTTATGTGATTGACCAAGAGGGTGTGGTTCAATATGTGTTTGATTCCATGTTGAACTTTAAAGGTCACGTTGAGGAAACCCTGAAAACTTTACAACAACTAAGCTAA